The proteins below come from a single Comamonas antarctica genomic window:
- the trxC gene encoding thioredoxin TrxC has protein sequence MSDSLHFVCPHCHTTNRVAREQLGNAPDCGSCHQPLVTGEPVALDAASFAKHVGRSQVPVVVDFWAPWCGPCRSMAPAFAQAARALAPEVQLAKLDTEAHPQAAAPYNIRSIPTMVVFRDGKELGRISGAMGAADIERWVRSVV, from the coding sequence ATGTCCGATTCCCTGCATTTCGTCTGCCCCCATTGCCACACCACCAACCGCGTCGCGCGCGAGCAGCTGGGCAATGCGCCCGACTGCGGCAGCTGCCACCAGCCATTGGTCACGGGCGAGCCCGTGGCGCTGGATGCGGCGAGCTTTGCAAAACATGTGGGGCGCAGCCAGGTGCCGGTGGTCGTCGACTTCTGGGCGCCCTGGTGCGGGCCGTGCCGCAGCATGGCGCCGGCCTTTGCGCAGGCGGCCCGGGCGCTCGCGCCCGAAGTGCAGCTGGCCAAGCTCGATACCGAAGCCCACCCGCAGGCCGCCGCGCCCTACAACATCCGCAGCATTCCCACGATGGTGGTGTTTCGCGATGGCAAGGAACTGGGCCGGATCTCGGGCGCGATGGGCGCCGCGGACATCGAGCGCTGGGTGCGCTCAGTGGTCTGA
- a CDS encoding DUF779 domain-containing protein has product MVQPVIATPAAEALIAELKKKHGPGLMFHQSGGCCDNSAANCYLLGELTTGPGDVYLGEIGGCPFFISRSQYASWRHTQLIIDVIDGHGGGTFSLEGPEGKSFHTRSRVFTDAELAELEAQGEATPPQRSDH; this is encoded by the coding sequence ATGGTCCAACCCGTCATTGCCACACCCGCCGCCGAAGCGCTGATCGCCGAGCTGAAGAAAAAGCACGGCCCGGGGCTGATGTTCCATCAGTCGGGCGGCTGCTGCGACAACAGCGCGGCCAATTGCTATCTGCTGGGCGAGCTGACCACGGGCCCAGGCGATGTCTATCTCGGCGAGATCGGCGGCTGCCCGTTCTTCATCAGCCGCTCGCAGTATGCGAGCTGGCGCCACACGCAGTTGATCATCGACGTGATCGACGGCCACGGCGGCGGCACCTTCTCGCTCGAAGGCCCGGAGGGCAAGAGCTTCCATACGCGCTCGCGCGTGTTCACCGACGCGGAACTGGCGGAACTCGAGGCCCAGGGCGAGGCAACGCCGCCGCAGCGCTCAGACCACTGA
- the exaC gene encoding acetaldehyde dehydrogenase ExaC, which produces MQYAPPGSADALHRYQPKYDNFIGGQWVPPAGGAYFDVVTPITGKVYTQAARGTAADIEKALDAAHAAADAWGKTSATERSQILLKIADRIDANRELLAYVETVDNGKAIRETLNADIPLSADHFRYFAGAIRTQEGGISEIDGDTVAYHYHEPLGVVGQIIPWNFPILMAAWKLAPALAAGNCVVLKPAESTPVSILVLAGLIADLLPPGVLNIVNGFGREAGMPLATSKRIAKIAFTGSTSTGRVIAQAAANSLIPATLELGGKSPNIFFADVMDQDDAFLDKAIEGMVLFAFNQGEVCTCPSRALIQESIYDRFMEKVLRRVAAIQHGNPLDTDSMMGAQASQEQMTKILSYLDLGRQEGAEVLCGGERAQLGGELEGGYYVQPTLFKGHNKMRIFQEEIFGPVLAVTTFKDEAEALELANDTLYGLGAGVWSRNGNVAYRMGRAIKAGRVWTNCYHHYPAHAAFGGYKESGLGRENHKMMLNHYQQTKNLLVSYSENKLGFF; this is translated from the coding sequence ATGCAATACGCGCCCCCCGGCTCCGCCGACGCCCTGCACCGCTACCAGCCCAAATACGACAACTTCATCGGCGGGCAATGGGTGCCGCCCGCGGGTGGCGCGTATTTCGACGTGGTCACGCCGATCACCGGCAAGGTCTACACCCAGGCCGCACGCGGCACGGCCGCCGATATCGAGAAGGCACTCGATGCCGCGCATGCAGCGGCCGATGCCTGGGGCAAGACTTCGGCCACCGAGCGCAGCCAGATCCTGCTGAAGATCGCCGACCGCATCGATGCCAACCGCGAATTGCTGGCCTATGTCGAGACCGTGGACAACGGCAAGGCCATCCGCGAGACGCTCAATGCCGACATTCCGCTGTCGGCCGACCACTTCCGCTATTTCGCCGGCGCCATCCGCACCCAGGAAGGCGGCATCAGCGAGATCGATGGCGACACCGTGGCCTACCACTACCACGAGCCGCTGGGCGTGGTCGGGCAGATCATCCCCTGGAACTTCCCCATCCTGATGGCGGCGTGGAAGCTTGCGCCGGCGCTGGCCGCAGGCAACTGCGTGGTGCTCAAGCCCGCGGAATCGACACCCGTCAGCATCCTGGTGCTGGCCGGCCTGATCGCCGACCTGCTGCCGCCGGGTGTGCTCAACATCGTCAACGGCTTTGGCCGCGAGGCCGGCATGCCCCTTGCAACCAGCAAGCGCATAGCCAAAATAGCGTTCACGGGCTCGACCAGCACCGGCCGGGTGATTGCCCAGGCCGCGGCCAACAGCCTGATCCCGGCAACGCTGGAGCTGGGCGGCAAGTCGCCCAACATCTTCTTTGCCGATGTCATGGACCAGGACGATGCGTTTCTCGACAAGGCCATCGAAGGCATGGTGCTGTTCGCGTTCAACCAGGGCGAGGTCTGCACCTGCCCGTCGCGCGCGCTGATCCAGGAATCGATCTACGACCGCTTCATGGAAAAGGTGCTGCGCCGCGTGGCCGCGATCCAGCATGGCAATCCGCTGGATACCGACTCGATGATGGGCGCGCAGGCCAGCCAGGAGCAGATGACCAAGATCCTGTCGTACCTGGACCTGGGCAGGCAGGAAGGCGCCGAAGTGCTGTGCGGCGGCGAGCGCGCGCAGCTGGGCGGCGAGCTCGAGGGCGGCTACTACGTGCAGCCGACGCTGTTCAAGGGCCACAACAAGATGCGCATCTTCCAGGAGGAGATCTTCGGCCCGGTGCTGGCCGTGACCACCTTCAAGGACGAAGCCGAGGCGCTGGAGCTGGCCAACGACACGCTCTACGGCCTGGGCGCGGGCGTGTGGAGCCGCAATGGCAACGTCGCCTACCGCATGGGCCGCGCGATCAAGGCCGGCCGCGTCTGGACCAACTGCTACCACCACTACCCTGCCCACGCAGCCTTTGGCGGCTACAAGGAGTCGGGCCTGGGGCGCGAGAACCACAAGATGATGCTGAACCACTACCAGCAGACGAAGAACCTGCTGGTGAGCTACAGCGAGAACAAGCTGGGGTTTTTCTAA
- a CDS encoding multifunctional CCA addition/repair protein — translation MQILMVGGAVRDQLLGRPVHDRDWVVVGATPEDMAARGFQPVGRDFPVFLHPETHEEYALARTERKSGRGYRGFVVQSSPDVTLEEDLARRDLTINAMAAPAGWPQSGALSDPYGGRRDLEARLLRHVTDAFREDPVRILRVARFAARFADFRVAPETMALMREMVEAGEADHLVPERVWQELARGLMEAAPDRMLEVLRDCGALEVLLPEVARLWGVPQRAEYHPEVDTGVHLLMVLQQAARLNAPLSVRYACLVHDLGKGTTPADVLPRHIGHEQRSARLARQVGERLRVPNDCRELADVVAREHGNIHRSGDLNAAALMRLFERCDAIRQPARFALALLACECDARGRLGLEDRDYAPRARLQAALDQALAVSTAEVAAAAVAQGRTGKAIGEAVAQARTQAIQRWLSIGLG, via the coding sequence ATTCAAATCCTCATGGTCGGTGGCGCGGTGCGCGACCAGTTGCTGGGCCGCCCGGTGCACGACCGTGACTGGGTCGTGGTGGGCGCCACGCCCGAAGACATGGCGGCCCGGGGCTTCCAGCCCGTGGGCCGCGACTTTCCGGTCTTCCTGCATCCCGAAACCCACGAGGAATACGCGCTGGCACGCACCGAGCGCAAGAGCGGCCGCGGCTACCGCGGCTTCGTGGTGCAGTCCTCGCCCGATGTGACGCTGGAGGAAGACCTGGCGCGGCGCGACCTGACGATCAACGCCATGGCCGCGCCCGCGGGTTGGCCGCAAAGCGGCGCCCTCAGCGACCCCTATGGCGGCCGGCGCGACCTGGAGGCCAGGCTGCTGCGCCATGTGACCGATGCCTTCCGCGAGGATCCGGTGCGCATCCTGCGCGTGGCGCGCTTCGCGGCGCGCTTTGCCGATTTCCGCGTCGCGCCCGAAACCATGGCGCTGATGCGCGAGATGGTCGAGGCCGGCGAGGCCGACCACCTCGTGCCCGAGCGCGTGTGGCAGGAACTGGCGCGCGGCCTGATGGAGGCCGCGCCCGACCGCATGCTCGAAGTGCTGCGCGACTGCGGCGCGCTCGAGGTGCTGCTGCCCGAGGTCGCGCGCCTGTGGGGCGTGCCGCAGCGCGCCGAATACCACCCCGAGGTCGATACCGGCGTGCATCTGCTGATGGTGCTGCAGCAGGCCGCGCGCCTGAACGCGCCGCTGAGCGTGCGCTACGCCTGCCTGGTGCATGACCTGGGCAAGGGCACGACGCCCGCCGACGTGCTGCCGCGCCATATCGGCCATGAGCAGCGCAGCGCGCGGCTCGCAAGGCAGGTCGGCGAGCGCTTGCGCGTGCCCAACGACTGCCGCGAACTGGCCGACGTGGTGGCGCGCGAGCATGGCAACATCCACCGCAGCGGCGACCTGAACGCGGCGGCGCTGATGCGGCTGTTCGAGCGCTGCGACGCCATCCGCCAGCCGGCGCGCTTTGCGTTGGCGCTGCTGGCCTGCGAGTGCGACGCGCGCGGCCGGCTGGGCCTCGAAGACCGCGACTATGCGCCGCGCGCGCGCCTGCAGGCGGCGCTCGATCAGGCGCTGGCCGTGTCCACCGCCGAAGTCGCGGCCGCGGCCGTGGCCCAGGGCCGCACCGGCAAAGCCATCGGCGAGGCCGTGGCGCAGGCGCGCACGCAGGCGATACAGCGCTGGCTTTCAATAGGACTAGGGTAA
- a CDS encoding iron-containing alcohol dehydrogenase, whose amino-acid sequence MSPFSFSTVAQVIVQTGAAQNIGEILSQRFTPGRVMAVTDKFLVGSGLLDPAFASLRAHGWELLVCDDVEADPPDHVVEKAAARARDFGATLVLGVGGGSSMDVAKLVAVLAAGGQPLSAMYGIDKVQGERLALVHIPTTAGTGSEVTPVAIVTTGATTKSGIVARQLYADLAVLDASLTLGLPPAITAATGIDAMVHAIEAFTSKRLKNPLSDHAATLALKLLTANLEQVCTNGKDLAAREAMLLGSMLAGQAFANAPVAAVHALAYPLGGRYHLPHGLTNALVLPHVLRFNAHTHPDGYAELGAALGLAQTGTTAERAAGFIAHILALIERTALPMRLRDHGVAEDMLATLATDAMLQERLLMNNPRPLTVDDALAIYSAAF is encoded by the coding sequence ATGTCGCCGTTCTCATTCAGCACCGTCGCGCAAGTCATCGTCCAGACGGGTGCCGCGCAAAACATCGGAGAAATCCTGTCGCAGCGCTTCACGCCCGGCCGCGTCATGGCCGTGACCGACAAGTTCCTGGTCGGCAGCGGGTTGCTCGACCCCGCGTTCGCCTCGCTGCGTGCCCACGGCTGGGAGCTGCTGGTCTGCGACGACGTCGAGGCCGATCCGCCGGACCATGTGGTGGAGAAGGCCGCCGCGCGGGCCCGCGATTTCGGTGCCACGCTGGTGCTGGGCGTGGGTGGCGGCTCCTCGATGGATGTCGCCAAACTGGTCGCCGTGCTCGCCGCGGGCGGGCAGCCGCTGAGCGCGATGTACGGCATCGACAAGGTGCAGGGCGAACGGCTGGCGCTGGTGCACATTCCCACCACTGCCGGCACCGGCTCGGAAGTCACGCCGGTGGCCATCGTCACCACGGGCGCGACCACCAAGAGCGGCATCGTCGCGCGCCAGCTCTATGCCGACCTGGCCGTGCTGGACGCCTCGCTCACGCTGGGCCTGCCGCCGGCGATCACCGCCGCCACGGGCATCGACGCCATGGTGCATGCCATCGAGGCCTTCACCAGCAAGCGCCTGAAGAATCCGCTGTCCGACCATGCGGCCACGCTCGCGCTCAAGCTGCTGACGGCCAACCTCGAACAGGTCTGCACCAACGGCAAGGATCTCGCGGCACGCGAAGCCATGCTGCTGGGCTCGATGCTCGCCGGCCAGGCGTTTGCCAATGCGCCCGTGGCCGCGGTGCACGCGCTGGCCTACCCGCTGGGCGGGCGCTACCACCTGCCCCACGGCTTGACCAATGCGCTGGTGCTGCCGCATGTGCTGCGCTTCAATGCCCACACGCATCCCGATGGCTATGCCGAGCTGGGCGCGGCCCTGGGCCTGGCGCAGACCGGCACCACCGCCGAGCGCGCGGCAGGCTTCATTGCCCACATCCTGGCGCTGATCGAAAGAACCGCGCTGCCGATGCGCCTGCGCGACCATGGCGTCGCCGAGGATATGCTCGCCACGCTGGCCACGGATGCCATGCTGCAGGAACGCCTGCTGATGAACAACCCGCGCCCGCTGACCGTGGACGACGCGCTGGCAATCTACTCGGCTGCGTTCTGA
- a CDS encoding glutathione S-transferase family protein: MLALYIGNKNYSSWSMRPWVLMRQMGIPFEEVKLRFDSFSLQSSFKQRLHSVSPAGKVPVLVDGDLTIWDSLAIAEYLAEQFPEKHLWPLLAPDRAHARSICAEMHCGFPELRTHCPLNVEAHLPAAGAQVWNEQPGVRDEVQRLVDMWSALLATHGGTLLFGQFTIADAYFAPVCLRIATYALPVPPQIDAYVKRILALPSVQEWVQDALAEQDFIDFEEPYRERR, encoded by the coding sequence ATGCTCGCACTCTATATCGGCAACAAGAATTACTCCTCATGGTCCATGCGGCCCTGGGTGCTGATGCGCCAGATGGGGATTCCGTTCGAGGAGGTCAAGCTGCGCTTCGACAGCTTCTCGCTGCAGTCGTCCTTCAAGCAACGGCTGCATTCGGTCTCCCCCGCGGGCAAGGTGCCGGTGCTGGTCGATGGCGACCTGACCATCTGGGACAGTCTGGCCATTGCCGAATACCTCGCCGAGCAATTCCCCGAAAAGCACCTCTGGCCGCTGCTCGCGCCCGACCGCGCGCATGCGCGCAGCATCTGCGCCGAGATGCACTGCGGTTTCCCCGAGCTGCGCACCCACTGCCCGCTGAATGTCGAGGCCCACCTGCCCGCGGCCGGGGCCCAGGTATGGAACGAGCAGCCCGGCGTGCGCGACGAGGTGCAGCGCCTGGTCGACATGTGGAGCGCGCTGCTGGCCACGCATGGCGGCACGCTGCTGTTCGGCCAATTCACCATTGCCGACGCCTATTTCGCGCCGGTCTGCCTGCGCATTGCGACCTACGCGCTGCCCGTGCCGCCGCAGATCGATGCCTATGTCAAACGCATCCTGGCGCTGCCTTCGGTCCAGGAATGGGTGCAGGATGCACTCGCGGAGCAGGATTTCATCGACTTCGAGGAACCCTACCGCGAGCGGCGCTGA
- the queC gene encoding 7-cyano-7-deazaguanine synthase QueC, producing MHTSALVLFSGGQDSTTCLADALSRYERVETLGFDYGQRHHVELDARLKVLDEIRRQFPQWAPRLGEDHLLSLDVLQQIGGSSLTDDVAFAMQADGLPNTFVPGRNLLFLTLAGALAYRRGLQVIVTGVCETDFSGYPDCRDDTMKALQVALNLGLERRLRIATPLMWIDKAQTWQLAHDLGGAPLVELIVEHTHTCYQGTREVRHDWGHGCGECPACDLRAKGWARWKNR from the coding sequence ATGCATACCTCCGCCCTGGTTCTCTTTTCCGGCGGGCAGGATTCCACCACCTGCCTGGCCGATGCCCTTTCGCGTTACGAACGCGTTGAAACCCTGGGTTTCGACTACGGCCAGCGCCACCATGTCGAGCTTGATGCCCGGCTGAAGGTGCTGGACGAAATCCGGCGCCAGTTTCCGCAATGGGCGCCGCGGCTGGGCGAAGACCATCTGCTGTCGCTCGACGTGCTGCAGCAGATCGGCGGTTCGTCCCTGACCGATGACGTCGCCTTCGCGATGCAGGCCGACGGCCTGCCCAACACCTTCGTGCCCGGGCGCAACCTGCTGTTCCTGACCCTGGCCGGCGCGCTGGCCTACCGGCGCGGCCTGCAGGTGATCGTCACCGGCGTCTGCGAAACCGATTTTTCCGGCTACCCCGACTGCCGCGACGACACCATGAAGGCCCTGCAGGTCGCGCTGAACCTGGGCCTGGAGCGGCGCCTGCGCATTGCCACGCCGCTGATGTGGATCGACAAGGCCCAGACCTGGCAGCTCGCGCATGACCTGGGCGGCGCGCCGCTGGTGGAACTCATCGTCGAGCACACCCACACCTGCTACCAGGGCACGCGCGAAGTGCGCCATGACTGGGGCCACGGCTGTGGCGAATGCCCGGCCTGCGACCTGCGCGCGAAAGGATGGGCGCGCTGGAAGAACCGCTGA
- a CDS encoding 5-formyltetrahydrofolate cyclo-ligase: MDKAALRRALIEQRLNLTDRLHRADLLQQVMRFWLIDRPDSVIGAYWPIKGEFDPLPALHRWKEDGELQRDGQRRRIGLPVIDKASKTLSFHLWYPGCPMEEDAYGIPKPKDTEVVVPTLLFVPCVGYAAGGYRLGYGGGFYDRTLATLTPRPFTVGLGFTCGYVDEFTPEPHDLPLDAILNDNGVVWPQAERPRR, from the coding sequence ATGGACAAAGCAGCCTTGCGGCGCGCATTGATCGAACAGCGGTTGAACCTTACGGATCGTTTGCACCGCGCGGACCTGTTGCAACAGGTCATGCGATTTTGGCTCATTGACCGCCCGGACAGCGTGATTGGTGCCTATTGGCCCATCAAAGGGGAGTTTGATCCCTTGCCAGCCTTGCATCGCTGGAAGGAAGATGGCGAGCTGCAACGCGACGGCCAGCGCCGGCGCATCGGCCTGCCGGTCATCGACAAGGCCAGCAAGACGCTGAGCTTCCACCTCTGGTATCCGGGCTGTCCGATGGAAGAGGATGCCTACGGCATTCCCAAGCCCAAGGATACCGAAGTCGTGGTGCCGACGCTGCTGTTCGTGCCCTGCGTGGGCTACGCCGCTGGCGGCTACCGCCTGGGCTATGGCGGCGGTTTCTATGACCGCACGCTGGCCACGCTCACGCCGCGGCCGTTCACCGTGGGCCTGGGCTTCACCTGCGGCTATGTCGACGAGTTCACGCCCGAGCCGCATGACCTGCCGCTCGATGCCATCCTCAACGACAACGGCGTGGTCTGGCCGCAGGCCGAGCGCCCGCGGCGCTAG
- a CDS encoding lytic transglycosylase domain-containing protein, which produces MHWHKILTPLLAATVLTTAAPLAAAQNRGDDALLAMQQAYRKGDRNQLAQLLPSVRGHALEPWAAYWELRVRLDNAQPDEVQAFLTRWAGTYQEDRLRNDWLLLLGQRRDWAQFAQLHPAYRMQDDRAVRCYALTIAQIEGRASAAQAQEVRDLWYAQRDGDDACTNAAASYYAAKQLSAGEIWRKARLGADANRQRAVRDAVQLVAPESLPQVNELFASPIKFLTGARVARGQVRQELGLLALIRLAANDPAQAASQLEGRWSGVLTAEERNWAWAAIGKQAAFKLQPEAQTYFANVRKDEDLNDELLGWKVRTALRAGQWRQVVRAIDAMTPQGQTDSTWVYWRGRALLAPHGGDAERAQARQLLESIAGSGGFYEQLALEELGRRVTVPPAPAPVTAQEKAAARANPGLQRGLQAIQLGLRSEGVREWNYATNLHTPGGMDERALLAAAELACEREVWDRCINTSERTRTEVNWSQRYPMPFHDTVIARARIIGLDPAYVYGLIRQESRFIMDARSGVGASGLMQVMPATARWTARKIGMSDFTPSMINDREVNITIGTAYLKLALDDFDGSMALAAAGYNAGPGRPRSWRNGPVLDAAIWAENVPFTETRDYVKKVLANTTAYAALITGQPQSLKARLGTVGPRPTNEPEPMKDLP; this is translated from the coding sequence ATGCACTGGCACAAGATTCTGACACCGCTTCTCGCTGCAACCGTCTTGACCACCGCCGCGCCGCTGGCTGCGGCCCAAAATCGGGGTGACGATGCGTTGCTTGCAATGCAGCAAGCCTACCGCAAGGGCGACCGCAACCAATTGGCTCAGCTGTTGCCGTCCGTGCGCGGCCATGCGCTCGAACCCTGGGCCGCCTATTGGGAGCTGCGCGTGCGGCTGGACAATGCCCAGCCCGACGAGGTCCAGGCCTTCCTCACGCGCTGGGCCGGCACCTACCAGGAAGACCGGCTGCGCAACGACTGGCTGCTGCTGCTGGGCCAGCGCCGCGACTGGGCACAGTTCGCGCAATTGCATCCGGCTTACCGCATGCAGGACGACCGCGCGGTACGCTGCTATGCGCTGACCATCGCGCAGATCGAGGGCCGTGCCAGCGCGGCGCAGGCGCAGGAAGTGCGCGACCTCTGGTATGCGCAGCGCGACGGCGACGACGCCTGCACCAACGCCGCCGCGAGCTACTACGCCGCCAAGCAGCTGAGCGCGGGCGAGATCTGGCGCAAGGCCCGGCTGGGCGCCGACGCCAACCGCCAGCGCGCGGTACGCGATGCGGTGCAACTGGTGGCGCCCGAGTCGCTGCCCCAGGTCAACGAGCTGTTTGCCTCGCCGATCAAATTCCTCACCGGCGCGCGCGTGGCACGCGGCCAGGTGCGCCAGGAACTGGGCCTGCTGGCGCTGATCCGCCTCGCGGCCAACGACCCGGCGCAGGCCGCGTCCCAGCTCGAGGGCCGCTGGAGCGGCGTGCTCACTGCCGAGGAACGCAACTGGGCCTGGGCCGCCATCGGCAAGCAGGCGGCGTTCAAGCTGCAGCCCGAGGCCCAGACCTATTTCGCCAACGTGCGCAAGGACGAAGACCTCAACGACGAACTGCTCGGCTGGAAGGTGCGCACGGCGCTGCGCGCCGGCCAGTGGCGCCAGGTGGTGCGCGCCATCGACGCCATGACGCCCCAGGGCCAGACCGACAGCACCTGGGTCTATTGGCGAGGCCGGGCGCTGCTCGCGCCGCATGGCGGCGATGCCGAGCGCGCCCAGGCGCGCCAGCTGCTCGAGAGCATTGCCGGCTCCGGCGGCTTCTACGAGCAACTGGCGCTGGAGGAACTGGGCCGGCGCGTGACCGTGCCGCCCGCGCCGGCGCCCGTCACCGCGCAGGAAAAAGCCGCGGCGCGTGCCAATCCGGGCCTGCAGCGCGGGCTGCAGGCGATCCAGCTGGGCCTGCGCAGCGAAGGCGTGCGCGAGTGGAACTACGCCACCAACCTGCATACGCCGGGCGGCATGGACGAACGCGCGCTGCTGGCCGCGGCCGAGCTGGCGTGCGAGCGCGAAGTCTGGGACCGCTGCATCAACACCAGCGAACGCACGCGCACCGAAGTCAACTGGAGCCAGCGCTATCCGATGCCGTTCCACGACACGGTCATCGCGCGCGCGCGCATCATCGGCCTCGACCCGGCCTATGTCTATGGACTGATCCGCCAGGAAAGCCGCTTCATCATGGATGCGCGTTCGGGAGTCGGCGCCTCGGGCCTGATGCAGGTCATGCCCGCGACCGCGCGCTGGACCGCGCGCAAGATCGGCATGAGCGACTTCACGCCGAGCATGATCAACGACCGCGAGGTCAACATCACCATCGGCACGGCCTATCTGAAGCTGGCGCTCGACGACTTCGACGGTTCGATGGCCCTGGCCGCGGCGGGCTACAACGCCGGCCCGGGCCGCCCGCGCAGCTGGCGCAACGGCCCGGTGCTCGATGCCGCGATCTGGGCCGAGAACGTGCCGTTCACCGAAACCCGCGACTATGTGAAGAAGGTGCTGGCCAACACCACGGCCTACGCGGCGCTGATCACGGGCCAGCCGCAATCGCTCAAGGCACGCCTGGGCACGGTGGGGCCGCGCCCGACCAATGAGCCCGAGCCGATGAAGGATCTGCCGTAG
- a CDS encoding MBL fold metallo-hydrolase, with protein sequence MTVLERGWLSANGVLFTGPSAALVDTGYWSHAGQTLELVRSALGAQPLARILNTHLHSDHCGGNAALQAAWPQVQTHIAPGQAAQVRDWDAQALGYVPTGQHCPRFRIEGVLVPGTAVELGGRPWQIHAAPGHDPHSVVLFEPAARLLISADALWEKGFGVVFPELDGEHAFAEVGATLDLIERLAPATVIPGHGPIFHDVAGALAAARARLDGFVQSPLRHARYAAKVLVKFKLLEWQRIDQTGLLAWTAATPYMAQLHARHFAQDTAAQWVDTLVDELVASGAARREAGLLLNA encoded by the coding sequence ATGACCGTGCTCGAGCGCGGCTGGCTGTCGGCCAACGGGGTTTTGTTCACCGGCCCCAGCGCCGCCCTGGTCGACACCGGCTACTGGAGCCATGCCGGCCAGACGCTGGAACTGGTGCGCTCGGCGCTGGGCGCGCAGCCGCTGGCGCGCATCCTCAACACCCACCTGCACAGCGACCACTGCGGCGGCAATGCCGCGCTGCAGGCCGCCTGGCCGCAGGTGCAGACGCATATCGCGCCGGGCCAGGCCGCGCAGGTGCGCGACTGGGACGCGCAGGCGCTGGGCTATGTGCCCACGGGCCAGCACTGCCCGCGCTTTCGCATCGAGGGAGTGCTTGTGCCCGGCACCGCGGTGGAACTGGGCGGGCGGCCCTGGCAGATCCATGCGGCGCCCGGCCATGATCCGCATTCGGTGGTGCTGTTCGAGCCCGCGGCGCGGCTGCTGATCTCGGCCGACGCGCTCTGGGAAAAGGGCTTTGGCGTGGTGTTTCCCGAACTGGACGGCGAACACGCGTTTGCCGAGGTCGGCGCCACGCTGGACCTCATCGAACGGCTGGCGCCCGCCACGGTGATTCCCGGCCATGGCCCGATCTTCCACGATGTCGCGGGCGCGCTGGCCGCGGCGCGCGCGCGGCTCGACGGCTTCGTGCAGTCGCCGCTGCGCCACGCGCGCTACGCGGCCAAGGTGCTGGTCAAGTTCAAGCTGCTGGAGTGGCAGCGCATCGACCAGACCGGACTGCTGGCCTGGACCGCGGCCACGCCCTATATGGCGCAGCTGCATGCGCGCCATTTCGCGCAGGACACGGCCGCGCAATGGGTGGACACGCTGGTCGACGAACTGGTGGCGTCGGGCGCCGCCCGGCGCGAGGCCGGGCTGCTGCTCAACGCCTGA